A DNA window from Bacteroides cellulosilyticus contains the following coding sequences:
- a CDS encoding cold-shock protein, with the protein MAVKRVTSSKRDREKAKQSKREEKQKRKEERLSSGSRSFEEMLAYVDENGILHSTPEGVKPKEEIDASEIEISIPKKGEAEEVLPLNGRIEHFNVSRGYGFIKDLGSGEKYFFHVTSAPEGITEGDNVTFEIERGTRGMNAVRISIINK; encoded by the coding sequence ATGGCAGTAAAAAGAGTAACATCAAGTAAAAGAGACAGAGAAAAAGCGAAACAGAGTAAGCGAGAAGAAAAACAAAAGAGAAAAGAAGAACGCTTGAGCAGCGGTAGCCGTAGCTTCGAAGAGATGCTGGCTTATGTGGACGAAAACGGTATTCTTCATTCCACACCAGAAGGTGTAAAGCCTAAAGAAGAAATAGATGCTTCTGAAATAGAAATATCAATTCCGAAAAAAGGCGAAGCAGAAGAGGTTCTGCCATTAAACGGACGTATTGAACATTTTAATGTGTCCAGAGGTTATGGTTTTATTAAAGATTTAGGAAGTGGTGAGAAATATTTTTTCCACGTTACTTCCGCTCCCGAAGGGATAACCGAAGGGGATAACGTAACATTTGAAATTGAACGTGGTACGCGAGGTATGAACGCCGTGCGGATCTCAATCATTAATAAATAA
- a CDS encoding RNA recognition motif domain-containing protein, which produces MNIYVANLSWNTNSDSLQELFSQYGEVTSAYIINDRETGRSRGFGFVEMPNDEEGQKAIDTLNETEFEGKSIAVSVARPRTERPAGGNRGGGYGGGGNRGGGYGGGNRGGGYGGGNRGGGYGGGDRGGRY; this is translated from the coding sequence ATGAACATTTATGTTGCAAACCTAAGCTGGAACACAAACAGTGACAGCTTACAGGAATTATTTTCACAGTATGGCGAAGTAACTTCAGCCTACATTATTAACGACAGAGAGACGGGACGTTCACGCGGTTTCGGCTTCGTAGAAATGCCGAATGATGAAGAAGGTCAGAAGGCTATTGACACTCTTAACGAAACAGAATTCGAAGGCAAGAGCATTGCAGTAAGCGTAGCTCGCCCAAGAACAGAAAGACCTGCAGGCGGCAACCGTGGTGGTGGCTATGGCGGCGGTGGCAATCGTGGCGGTGGCTACGGCGGTGGCAATCGTGGCGGTGGCTACGGCGGCGGCAATCGTGGCGGTGGCTATGGCGGCGGAGATCGCGGTGGAAGATATTAA
- the purT gene encoding formate-dependent phosphoribosylglycinamide formyltransferase, giving the protein MKKILLLGSGELGKEFVISAQRKGQYIIACDSYAGAPAMQVADEYEVFSMLDGDALERVVRKHQPDIIVPEIEAIRTERLYDFEKEGIQVVPSARAVNFTMNRKAIRDLAAQELGLKTAKYFYAKTLDELKAASEKIGFPCVVKPLMSSSGKGQSLVKSADELEHAWEYGCNGSRGDIKELIIEEFIKFDSEITLLTVTQKNGPTLFCPPIGHVQKGGDYRESFQPAHIDPAHLKEAQEMAEKVTRALTGAGLWGVEFFLSHENGVYFSELSPRPHDTGMVTLAGTQNLNEFELHLRAVLGLPIPNIKQERIGASAVILSTIASQERPDYRGIEEVTKEEDTYLRIFGKPTTRVNRRMGVVLCYAPLKSDLDALRDKAKRIAEKVEVY; this is encoded by the coding sequence ATGAAGAAGATTTTATTGTTAGGTTCCGGTGAACTGGGCAAAGAGTTCGTGATTTCTGCCCAACGAAAGGGTCAATATATTATTGCCTGTGATTCATATGCCGGAGCACCTGCCATGCAGGTGGCTGATGAATATGAGGTATTTAGCATGCTTGACGGCGATGCATTGGAACGTGTAGTACGCAAACACCAGCCGGATATTATTGTTCCGGAAATCGAGGCCATCCGTACAGAACGTCTTTACGATTTTGAGAAGGAAGGTATTCAGGTGGTACCCAGTGCCCGTGCCGTAAACTTTACCATGAACCGCAAGGCTATCCGTGATTTGGCCGCACAGGAGTTGGGACTGAAAACTGCTAAATATTTTTATGCCAAAACTCTGGATGAGTTGAAAGCAGCTTCTGAAAAGATTGGTTTTCCTTGCGTAGTGAAGCCGTTGATGTCTTCTTCGGGCAAGGGGCAGTCTCTTGTGAAGAGTGCGGATGAATTGGAACATGCCTGGGAATATGGCTGCAATGGTAGCCGTGGTGATATAAAAGAATTGATTATTGAAGAATTTATCAAGTTTGATAGTGAGATAACATTGCTTACGGTGACGCAAAAGAATGGGCCTACATTGTTCTGTCCGCCCATCGGACATGTGCAGAAAGGGGGAGATTATCGTGAAAGTTTTCAGCCGGCGCACATTGATCCTGCTCATTTGAAAGAAGCGCAGGAAATGGCTGAGAAAGTGACACGGGCTCTGACCGGCGCCGGCCTGTGGGGAGTTGAATTTTTCTTGAGCCATGAAAATGGAGTTTATTTCTCGGAACTTTCTCCGCGTCCGCATGATACGGGTATGGTGACATTGGCAGGAACACAAAATTTGAATGAATTTGAACTTCATTTGCGTGCTGTACTAGGCTTGCCTATTCCAAACATCAAGCAAGAGCGTATTGGTGCCAGTGCTGTGATTCTTTCAACTATTGCCAGCCAGGAACGTCCTGATTATCGTGGTATTGAAGAGGTGACGAAAGAAGAAGATACTTATCTCCGCATTTTCGGTAAGCCGACGACGCGCGTCAATCGGCGTATGGGCGTGGTGTTATGCTATGCACCGTTAAAGTCAGATCTGGATGCATTGAGAGATAAGGCTAAGCGAATTGCAGAAAAGGTTGAAGTGTATTAA